One Thioclava sp. ES.031 genomic window, GTCGACATGCACGCGATCACGGTCTGGCAAGAGCCCGAGGCATTGCGCCGCAACACCCGCGAGGCGGCTGCCGCCTTCCTCGCCTCGGGCGTCGATCCGAAACGCTCGATCCTGTTCAACCAGAGCCAGGTCTCGGCCCATGCCGAACTGGCCTGGGCGTTCAATTGCGTCGCGCGTCTGGGCTGGATGAACCGGATGACCCAGTTCAAGGACAAGGCGGGCAAGAATGCCGAGAAGGCCAGCCTCGGCCTCTACGCCTACCCCGCGCTGATGGCCGCGGATATCCTACTCTATCACGCGACGATGGTGCCGGTGGGCGAGGATCAGAAGCAGCATGTGGAGCTGACCCGCGACATCGCGGCCAAGTTCAACCATGACTACAAGACCGAGTTCTTCCCCGCCCCCGAGCCGCTGATCGAAGGCGCCGCCACCCGCGTTATGTCCCTGCGCGACGGCACCAAGAAGATGTCGAAATCCGACCCGTCGGATGCGAGCCGCATCAACCTGACCGACGATGCCGACACGATCGCCAAGAAGATCCGCAAGGCCGTGACCGACCCCGAGCCCCTGCCTTCGGATCTCGACGGGCTCAAGGACCGGGCCGAGGCGCGCAACCTCGTGAACATCTACGCCGCGCTGGCCGACATGACGCCGACGCAGGTGCTGGGCGAATATGGCGGCGAAGGCTTCGGCAAGTTCAAACCGGCGCTGGCGGAACTGGCGGTCGCGAAGCTTGCTCCGATCTCGGACGAGATGACCCGGCTGATGAACGAC contains:
- the trpS gene encoding tryptophan--tRNA ligase, translated to MSEQAQPLNANFKPRIFSGIQPSGGLTLGNYLGALKRFAQKQDEGIETIYCLVDMHAITVWQEPEALRRNTREAAAAFLASGVDPKRSILFNQSQVSAHAELAWAFNCVARLGWMNRMTQFKDKAGKNAEKASLGLYAYPALMAADILLYHATMVPVGEDQKQHVELTRDIAAKFNHDYKTEFFPAPEPLIEGAATRVMSLRDGTKKMSKSDPSDASRINLTDDADTIAKKIRKAVTDPEPLPSDLDGLKDRAEARNLVNIYAALADMTPTQVLGEYGGEGFGKFKPALAELAVAKLAPISDEMTRLMNDPSEIDNILGDGANRADEIAQPILGKTLEIMGMVRSR